From one Asterias amurensis chromosome 14, ASM3211899v1 genomic stretch:
- the LOC139947084 gene encoding NADPH oxidase 3-like, with the protein MGDRFINEGVKWILLVVWFLANILAWVVSYITYANSDEFYYMRHLMGASLPVARASATCLNLNSMMILLPVCRNIISFFRGSCETNNYYRRNLRRQLDKNITFHKVVAYLIVIFTIMHVVSHCFNFQHLYDAASGESGELASVLSLRTTANGAKLNPIRVISKNSLGLGLVEKALVLLPGWTGAVLSLVLILMFSSATEFIRRSYFETFWFTHHLFVLYFAMILAHGALGVVSSQSNVAQHDPKVCYELYAAWPSEQCPNPEFVNGSASSWKWLLFPMVCYVFERIFRLYRAWQTIIITKVVQHPSNVIELQMKKQGFKMLPGQYIFLLCPSISRIQWHPFTLTSAPEEDYLSIHVRIVGDWTMKLKESVGGDQEGEQPVARLPKVAIDGPFGTASIDIFEYEVGICVGAGIGVTPFASILKSISERILTPDSDLKLKKVYFFWICRDTNAFEWFTELLTSLETRLAESGRSEFLEYHIYLTRGWSHRQAKNIYLQEEQEVDAITGLRQKTNYGRPKWDDTFKKIAQDNPGKNAGVFFCGPKSLSSVLHKCCNRHASMKADGCRFFYNKENF; encoded by the exons ATGGGGGATCGATTCATTAACGAAGGAGTAAAATGGATTTTATTG GTTGTGTGGTTCTTGGCCAACATTTTAGCATGGGTAGTATCCTACATCACATACGCAAATTCAGATGAGTTTTACTACATGCGTCATCTAATGGGG GCGAGTCTTCCTGTCGCTAGAGCCAGCGCAACATGCCTGAATCTCAACAGCATGATGATCCTGCTTCCAGTCTGCAGGAACATCATCTCGTTCTTCAGGGGTTCCTGCGAGACAAATAAT tACTATCGTCGGAATCTACGGCGACAACTCGACAAGAACATCACATTCCACAAAGTCGTGGCCTACTTAATCGTTATCTTCACCATCATGCATGTCGTCAGTCACTGTTTCAACTTTCAACATCTCTACGATGCTGCTAGCGGCGAGAGTGGAGAGCTAGCGTCTGTTCTCAGCCTACGAACGACGGCAAACGGAGCTAAACTTAATCCCATTAGAGTTATTTCAAAG AATAGCTTAGGTCTTGGACTGGTAGAGAAAGCTTTGGTCCTTCTACCTGGATGGACTGGTGCAGTCTTATCTTTAGTCCTTATATTAATGTTCTCAAGCGCTACAGAGTTTATCAG GAGGTCCTATTTTGAGACGTTCTGGTTCACCCATCATCTTTTTGTTCTCTACTTTGCTATGATCCTTGCTCATGGTGCACT AGGAGTTGTGAGTTCACAATCCAACGTAGCTCAGCATGACCCTAAGGTTTGTTATGAATTGTATGCAGCCTGGCCATCGGAGCAGTGTCCGAATCCAGAGTTCGTAAACGGATCAGCATCA AGTTGGAAGTGGCTGTTGTTTCCGATGGTGTGTTACGTTTTTGAGAGGATCTTTAGACTTTACAGAGCCTGGCAGACCATCATAATCACAAAG GTTGTCCAACATCCATCTAATGTCATCGAGCTCCAGATGAAGAAACAAGGCTTTAAGATGCTGCCCGGTCAATACATCTTTCTTCTGTGCCCGTCCATATCAAGAATACAGTGGCATCCGTTTACATTGACATCG GCACCTGAGGAGGACTATTTAAGCATTCATGTCCGCATCGTCGGTGACTGGACAATGAAACTGAAGGAGAGTGTAGGAGGGGACCAAGAAGGAGAGCAGCCAGTAGCACGGTTACCCAA AGTTGCTATTGATGGACCGTTTGGGACGGCGAGTATTGACATATTTGAATATGAAGTTGGAATCTGTGTTGGGGCAGGCATCGGCGTCACACCATTCGCATCTATCCTTAAATCAATCTC TGAACGGATCTTAACCCCTGACTCCGATCTCAAACTCAAGAAGGTGTACTTCTTCTGGATCTGTCGAGACACCAACGCCTTTGAGTGGTTCACGGAGCTCCTGACATCGCTAGAGACCAGATTGGCTGAGAGCGGTCGCAGCGAGTTTCTTGAGTATCATATCTACTTAACAAGAGGATGGAGTCACAGACAG GCTAAGAATATCTACCTACAGGAAGAGCAGGAGGTAGACGCCATCACAGGACTAAGACAGAAGACCAACTACGGCCGGCCGAAATGGGACGACACGTTCAAGAAGATTGCCCAAGATAATCCAGG